A DNA window from Purpureocillium takamizusanense chromosome 9, complete sequence contains the following coding sequences:
- a CDS encoding uncharacterized protein (EggNog:ENOG503P65H), producing MILGSQSKPRPSVGLIHTGAFTLKAASYRRDSALQDEVFWSPGPARSGPSTTSREHDNDSVMQDKSPVAITKYEASESAATISPTSPDHPRSEPSLTLPRIEDLHVQDKGSDDLAQQTPIIASPMAAGTLAYRRRQVVKPLTASARNLYFQRFREGLWRRGSQDFGNCEHADVFVSAAELRRLSGATNGDVAADKSQLSVRVVIHSKDRSPRGLKREFDLVSLRATIPEPLASPRSPNFDRASLLSVLDSDGATSPCESPVLPPAPGRVSDERKDSSQRGPGPPADRRHHCAGWRPVPMHLQYARSHLPVLAAIMMSEQVRKGDVIELPLPHPRAWAETVAFVYTGEEELLTEHVKRNIVYLGGKV from the exons ATGATCCTCGGGAGTCAGTCAAAGCCTAGGCCGTCCGTGGGCCTCATACATACCGGAGCCTTTACTCTCAAGGCAGCCTCGTACCGCCGAGATAGTGCACTACAGGACGAGGTCTTTTGGTCGCCTGGGCCGGCCCGGAGTGGtccatcgacgacgtcccgTGAACACGATAATGACTCCGTCATGCAAGACAAAAGTCCCGTCGCAATAACTAAATATGAAGCATCAGAGTCAGCTGCCACAATCAGCCCTACATCTCCTGATCACCCTCGATCAGAGCCATCACTTACCCTACCCCGGATCGAGGACCTCCACGTACAGGACAAGGGGTCGGACGACCTCGCACAACAGacgcccatcatcgccagcccTATGGCAGCCGGCACGCTAGCATATCGCAGAAGACAAGTCGTCAagcccttgacggcgtccGCCCGGAACCTGTACTTCCAGCGCTTCCGCGAGGGCCTCTGGCGTCGAGGCTCGCAGGACTTTGGCAACTGCGAGCACGCGGATGTCTtcgtgtcggcggccgaaCTTCGCCGGCTGTCCGGTGCCACCAACGGTGACGTGGCGGCAGACAAGAGCCAGCTGTCTGTCCGCGTGGTCATTCATTCCAAGGACCGGAGCCCGCGCGGCCTGAAGCGAGAGTTTGACCTGGTCTCGCTTCGTGCCACAATTCCCGAGCCGCTGGCGTCACCGCGCTCGCCCAACTTTGATCGCGCATCGCTCCTTTCCGTCCTCGATAGCGACGGGGCAACCTCGCCTTGTGAGTCGCCGGTTCTACCCCCGGCGCCAGGCCGCGTGAGCGACGAGAGGAAAGACTCCTCGCAACGCGGCCCAGGGCCACCGGCGGACCGGCGTCATCATTGTGCGGGATGGAGACCTGTACCTATGC ACCTCCAATATGCACGATCCCATCTCCCCGTCCTGGCGGCCATCATGATGTCAGAGCAGGTGCGGAAGGGAGACGTGATAGAGCTTCCCTTGCCGCACCCGCGGGCGTGGGCCGAGACTGTGGCTTTCGTGTACactggcgaggaggagctttTGACCGAGCACGTTAAGCGAAATATCGTGTATCTGGGCGGGAAGGTGTGA
- the GWT1 gene encoding Glucosaminyl phosphatidylinositol (GlcN-PI) nositol acylation protein (EggNog:ENOG503NUJT~BUSCO:EOG09264FWI~COG:I~TransMembrane:13 (o26-43i55-75o81-98i131-152o172-190i211-229o241-258i265-283o308-328i348-366o386-413i440-458o464-486i)) — MSNATSYKQQKEDFVSNLSGGPVSEINHVTAVAAVAVLLWSVLQSRQSFFKPYSPIGFVVDFGLNVGAFLLATTLYSSTPLLLNLLLVAPIALVYMLPPNTGARKKKPKVPPSAESKAGSKHLSALPLKPFLTTYRGCMMVATCVAILAVDFRLFPRRFAKVETWGTSLMDMGVGSFVFASGVVAARPVLSERLSGRATPLHRRLLYSARHSVPLLVLGVVRLLSVKGLDYAEHVTEYGVHWNFFFTLGFLPPFVAACQAALRIVPSYAVLSLLVGGIYQVLLENTDLKAYILIAPRTNLISMNREGIFSFLGYLAIFLAGQDLGMFIIPRNINPRSNASAGMQRNTLLMTMAVWAGIWTALYWLSTSYSYGLGLSVSRRLANLPYVLWVAAFNSVQILAFCCIDTVFFPAVYNAADPKTEKEAYEAATSRVLRAFNRNGLAVFLLANLLTGLVNMTFRTLEATPIMTMAILLGYTATVTGVAVALDAYNISIKL; from the exons ATGTCTAATGCGACGAGCTACAAGCAGCAGAAGGAGGACTTTGTCTCCAACCTCTCCGGCGGCCCCGTGTCCGAAATCAACCATGtcacggccgtcgcggca GTAgcggtgctgctgtggtCCGTTCTGCAGTCGCGGCAGTCCTTCTTCAAGCCTTACTCTCCGATaggcttcgtcgtcgacttcggCCTCAATGTCGGcgccttcctcctcgccacgaCGCTCTACTCGAGCACTCCGCTACTCCTCAATCTCCTTCTCGTCGCTCCGATTGCTCTGGTATACATGCTTCCTCCGAATACGGGCGCGAGGAAAAAGAAGCCCAAGGTCCCGCCATCGGCCGAGTCCAAGGCCGGCTCTAAGCACCTCTCGGCTCTGCCGTTGAAACCATTCCTCACGACGTATCGTGGCTGCATGATGGTCGCGACCTGCGTAGCCATCTTGGCGGTAGACTTTCGCCTCTTCCCGCGACGGTTTGCCAAGGTCGAGACGTGGGGCACGTCACTCATGGACATGGGGGTCGGGTCGTTTGTTTTTGCGAGCGGCGTCGTTGCAGCGCGTCCCGTGTTGAGCGAGCGGTTGTCGGGCCGTGCAACACCGCTGCACCGACGCCTCTTGTACTCTGCGCGTCACTCTGTTCCCCTACTGGTGCTTGGAGTCGTTAGGCTGCTGAGCGTCAAGGGGCTCGACTATGCGGAGCACGTTACTGAGTACGGCGTGCACTGGAACTTCTTTTTCACACTCGGCTTCCTCCCACCCTTTGTGGCGGCGTGTCAGGCCGCGCTCAGAATCGTCCCCTCATACGCCGTCTTGTCCCTCTTGGTGGGCGGCATCTATCAGGTGCTCCTCGAGAACACCGACCTCAAGGCGTATATCCTCATTGCTCCGCGGACAAACCTGATATCCATGAACAGGGAGGGCATCTTTAGCTTTCTTGGATACCTGGCCATCTTCTTGGCGGGACAGGACTTGGGCATGTTCATCATTCCGCGGAACATCAACCCCAGGAGCAATGCCAGCGCGGGCATGCAGCGCAACACTCTCCTCATGACCATGGCCGTGTGGGCAGGCATCTGGACGGCGCTGTACTGGCTGTCAACGAGCTACTCGTACGGGCTTGGCCTGAGCGTGTCCCGCCGGTTGGCCAACCTGCCGTACGTGCTGTGGGTGGCTGCCTTCAACTCTGTGCAGATACTGGCATTTTGCTGCATTGACACCGTCTTCTTCCCCGCAGTCTACAACGCGGCGGACCCCAagacggagaaggaggccTACGAAGCGGCAACGAGCCGCGTGCTGCGCGCCTTCAACCGCAACGGCCTGGCGGTGTTCCTGCTTGCCAACCTGCTGACTGGTCTGGTGAACATGACGTTTCGCACGCTCGAGGCGACGCCCATCATGACCATGGCCATACTACTTGGGTACACAGCGACGGTAACgggtgtcgccgtcgcgctggaCGCGTACAACATCTCGATCAAATTGTAG
- a CDS encoding uncharacterized protein (COG:T~EggNog:ENOG503NVKN), whose product MSAALQTAARQPTALASPPLPSPSARQYSTPHSSPNREAYHANQTATASPPSSRRPPSRKTSGHAPSASPDLTAVSRPPRTAHATGSASHHRPSTADRMSNMPPVAPPRTSSSAHQPTSSRRDHATTDGAAVAAQRHAQHESSRSGSRGDANGQADSQRTKRAVNSHAPHDAGARPPSSREDRPVDLSMSIRTNPASSSRQPREASENLMRATSNAEEPSTREARATYHGSTSHDGEAAPAPTVNMSAEAPAPEEQRRGGRSRHDHSRSHKGTSKFGDFILGNTIGEGEFGKVKLGWKQDSSVQVAIKLIKRDTVGSNPSRLSKIRREVTILRGVQHPNIVRLIDMIETDRYIGIILEYASGGELFDYILNHRYLKDNSARRLFSQLVSGVGYLHKKGIVHRDLKLENLLLDRHRNIIITDFGFANTFDPNEDLTDEEELNLTDREFVKRLGLDKVKANGMRKGDLMQTSCGSPCYAAPELVVSDSLYTGRKVDVWSCGVILYAMLAGYLPFDDDPANPEGDNINLLYKYIVSTPLTFPEYVTPHARDLLRRILVPNPRKRADLFEVARHSWLSEYAHVVEFITSSTTLPSEVQNASSPQEFTEQPSIERSASVRETPKHKPAPPTPVGGLAKAHAKIDQDIEPAYRTPKDAKRRTVQVEYVAPTTQTQRGADPTAAPASAEYGDVQKTSPRDKPLPQDPPASADGYARASHQSRRPPSSHNTGIPRHTRDTRAISDNAFAGARPQTGGSMQSGASMGLQSRGNYGQLVPPTIADTNVQGRIQQPTNAEGDDGSTGHPSVRVPPKFAKMTGFHETRGNEVRGHKRSSTIGDIGSKLLGRSGSVFGGKNKKRPESQAEKAKRYPPVSMSNAMPQAEEPVSRPSVESRASRRSFSLGLGKKRSGSMTGSQGSGEKKDRRRFSLLPASFSLKSIGLGKDYSETPPADMDSQQDLPIQAPRVDLPRSVTAPEDARGSSPFFDNMYDNNAPPQERANASPAYHQRYRSDGRRPNAVPQYMQTGSHFNSASESSVDMRRPPTEPQMGSYRHGYTDSEGDDGRRVGTSRGNRGVLQKNHKRFTDAYDQGDYRGHEGSSGAAKRVMDFFRRRGKARGGDDR is encoded by the exons ATGTCGGCTGCGCTACAAACAGCTGCCCGCCAACCAACTGCATTGGCGTCACCCCCCTTgccctctccctccgccCGCCAGTACTCGACGCCGCACTCTTCCCCAAATCGAGAGGCTTATCATGCCAATCAGACAGCAaccgcatcaccaccatcttCGAGGCGCCCTCCGTCCCGCAAGACGAGCGGGCACGCCCCCTCTGCCTCGCCCGACCTGACCGCCGtctcgcgcccgcctcgcaccGCTCACGCCACCGGTTCCGCTTCTCACCATCGGCCCTCGACCGCTGACCGCATGTCCAACATGCCTCCTGTCGCCCCTCCCCgaacctcgtcctcggcccaCCAGCCGACGAGCTCCAGGAGGGATCACGCTACCAccgacggggccgccgtggccgcccaGAGACACGCCCAACACGAATCCTCGCGAAGTGGTTCCCGGGGCGATGCTAATGGCCAGGCCGACAGCCAACGGACCAAGCGAGCTGTCAACTCCCATGCACCCCATGATGCCGGCGCGCGACCGCCGAGCAGTCGCGAAGACCGCCCTGTCGACCTCTCGATGTCCATAAGAACAAATCCGGCTTCCTCATCAAGACAGCCTCGCGAAGCCAGTGAGAACTTGATGCGGGCCACCTCCAACGCCGAAGAGCCCAGCACTCGCGAGGCCCGAGCGACGTACCATGGCTCGACTTCgcatgacggcgaggcggcaccCGCCCCGACAGTAAACATGTCTGCCGAAGCCCCTGCACCAGAAGAACAGCGACGGGGCGGTCGCAGTAGGCACGATCACAGCCGAAGTCACAAGGGAACGTCAAAGTTTGGTGACTTCATTCTGGGCAACACCATCGGCGAGGGTGAATTCGGCAAGGTCAAACTTGGCTGGAAACAGGACAGCAGCGTTCAG GTGGCCATCAAACTCATCAAGCGTGACACAGTCGGCAGCAACCCTTCTCGCCTCAGCAAGATTAGACGCGAAGTCACCATTTTGCGCGGCGTGCAGCACCCCAACATTGTTCGGTTAATAGACATGATAGAGACCGACAGATACATTGGCATCATCCTCGAATAcgcgtcgggcggcgagctgttCGACTACATCTTGAACCATCGATACCTGAAAGACAACTCCGCGCGGCGTCTGTTCTCCCAGCTCGTGTCCGGTGTGGGCTACTTACACAAGAAGGGAATCGTGCATCGCGACCTGAAGCTAGAGAACCTCTTGTTGGACCGCCATCGgaacatcatcatcacagaCTTTGGTTTCGCCAACACCTTCGACCCAAACGAAGATCtgaccgacgaggaggagctcaatCTCACGGATCGCGAGTTCGTGAAGAGGTTGGGCctggacaaggtcaaggccaaTGGCATGCGCAAGGGTGACCTGATGCAAACGAGCTGTGGCAGCCCTTGTTATGCCGCGCCCGAGCTTGTCGTGAGCGATTCTCTTTATACTGGAAGGAAGGTTGATGTTTGGAGCTGCGGTGTTATCCTG TATGCGATGTTGGCAGGCTACCTGCCCTTTGACGACGACCCAGCGAATCCGGAAGGCGACAACATTAATCTTTTATACAAGTACATTGTTTCGACCCCATTGACGTTCCCTGAGTACGTCACCCCTCATGCGCGCGACCTTTTACGGCGAATCCTCGTCCCGAACCCGCGCAAGCGGGCCGACCTGTTCGAGGTTGCACGGCATAGCTGGCTGAGCGAGTAcgcccatgtcgtcgagtTCATCACCAGCTCCACAACTTTGCCTTCCGAAGTGCAGAACGCATCGTCTCCCCAGGAGTTCACCGAGCAGCCCTCGATTGAGCGGAGCGCGTCTGTGCGAGAGACGCCGAAACACAAGCCAGCGCCACCTACGCCGGTCGGAGGTCTGGCCAAGGCGCACGCCAAGATTGACCAGGACATCGAGCCTGCGTATCGCACACCCAAGGATGCCAAGCGTCGGACTGTGCAGGTCGAGTATgtggcgccgacgacacaAACACAACGCGGAGCCGATccgaccgccgcgcccgcctccgcagAATATGGGGACGTGCAAAAGACATCGCCCAGAGACAAGCCTCTGCCTCAGGACCCTCCAGCATCTGCCGACGGCTATGCGAGGGCCTCACACCAGTCGAGGAGACCGCCGAGCTCTCACAACACGGGCATACCGCGTCACACGCGAGACACGCGGGCCATTTCCGACAATGCATTTGCAGGAGCGAGACCCCAGACCGGAGGCTCGATGCAATCCGGTGCGTCCATGGGCCTGCAGTCGCGTGGCAATTACGGGCAGCTAGTACCGCCCACGATCGCCGACACGAACGTTCAAGGGCGCATCCAGCAGCCGAccaacgccgagggcgacgacgggagcACGGGTCATCCCAGTGTGAGGGTTCCCCCCAAATTCGCCAAGATGACTGGCTTCCACGAGACCCGCGGCAACGAGGTCCGCGGCCACAAGAGGTCGAGCACCATCGGCGACATTGGTTCAAAACTTCTGGGTCGCAGCGGATCCGTGTTCGGCGGCAAGAATAAGAAACGCCCGGAGTCGCAAGCCGAGAAAGCCAAGAGGTATCCCCCCGTCAGCATGTCTAACGCTATGCCTCAGGCCGAAGAACCTGTCTCTAGACCATCTGTGGAATCTCGTGCCTCGCGTCGCTCGTTCTCTCTTGGTCTCGGAAAGaagcgcagcggcagcatgaCGGGTTCGCAGGGTTccggcgagaagaaggatCGTCGACGCTTCTCCCTGCTTCCGGCATCCTTCTCGCTCAAGTCCATTGGCCTCGGCAAAGACTACTCGGAGACTCCACCCGCCGACATGGACTCTCAGCAAGACCTGCCGATACAGGCGCCCCGCGTGGATCTGCCGAGGAGCGTGACCGCCCCTGAGGACGCGAGAGGGAGTTCGCCTTTTTTCGACAACATGTATGACAACAACGCGCCGCCCCAAGAGAGGGCAAACGCGAGTCCCGCCTACCACCAGCGGTACCGGTCTGACGGAAGAAGACCAAACGCCGTTCCGCAATATATGCAGACAGGCTCCCACTTCAACAGCGCTTCCGAGTCGTCTGTGGACATGCGCCGGCCACCAACGGAACCCCAGATGGGCTCCTACCGACACGGCTACACAGATTCcgaaggcgacgatgggCGGCGAGTTGGGACCAGCCGTGGGAACCGAGGGGTTCTGCAGAAAAACCACAAGCGATTTACCGACGCGTACGACCAGGGCGACTATCGCGGCCACGAAGGCAGCAGCGGGGCTGCCAAGCGGGTAATGGACTTTTTCCGGAGACGAGGCAAGGCCAGAGGAGGGGACGATCGGTAA